The following coding sequences are from one Rathayibacter sp. SW19 window:
- the lepA gene encoding translation elongation factor 4, whose product MSPRALTALEPAATDPALIRNFCIIAHIDHGKSTLADRMLQITGVVDDRAMRAQYLDRMDIERERGITIKSQAVRMPWSLPQAGGPDLVYALNMIDTPGHVDFTYEVSRSLAACEGAILLVDAAQGIEAQTLANLYLALENDLTIIPVLNKIDLPAADPDKYSRELASLIGGSPDDVMRVSGKTGDGVTELLDRVTQLVPAPTGVVDAPARAMIFDSVYDTYRGVVTYVRMIDGQLSPRERIQMMSTRATHEILEIGVSSPEPTPSNGLGVGEVGYLITGVKDVRQSKVGDTVTTAAKPATVALPGYTEPLPMVFSGLYPIDGSDYPELRDALDKLKLSDAALNYEPETSVALGFGFRCGFLGLLHLEIITERLEREFGLDLIATAPSVIYQVTTEDKKTITVTNPSEFPTGKIASVREPMVKAAILAPKDYVGTIMELCQGRRGTLLGMEYLGEDRVEIRYTMPLGEIVFDFFDQLKSRTQGYASLDYEPTGDQEADLVKVDILLQGEQVDAFSAIVHRDKAYAYGVLMTERLKKLIPRQQFEVPVQAAIGARIIARESIRAMRKDVLAKCYGGDITRKRKLLEKQKEGKKRMKMVGRVEVPQEAFIAALSGDTETKKAK is encoded by the coding sequence ATGTCACCACGAGCTTTGACGGCCCTCGAGCCCGCCGCGACGGACCCTGCGCTGATCCGCAACTTTTGCATCATTGCGCACATCGACCATGGCAAGTCGACGCTGGCTGATCGGATGCTGCAGATCACCGGCGTCGTCGACGATCGCGCGATGCGCGCCCAGTATCTGGATCGGATGGACATCGAGCGCGAGCGCGGCATCACGATCAAAAGCCAGGCCGTGCGCATGCCCTGGTCCCTGCCGCAGGCAGGCGGACCAGACCTCGTCTACGCGTTGAACATGATCGACACGCCCGGCCACGTCGACTTCACCTACGAGGTGTCGCGCTCCCTCGCCGCGTGCGAGGGAGCCATCCTGCTCGTGGATGCCGCGCAGGGCATCGAAGCGCAAACGCTCGCCAATCTGTATCTTGCGCTCGAGAACGATCTCACCATCATTCCGGTTCTCAATAAGATCGACCTGCCGGCCGCAGATCCGGACAAGTACTCTCGTGAGCTCGCCAGCCTGATCGGGGGCAGCCCCGACGACGTGATGCGAGTATCGGGCAAGACGGGGGACGGTGTCACTGAGCTGCTGGACCGGGTGACGCAACTCGTACCGGCTCCCACCGGTGTCGTCGACGCGCCCGCCCGCGCCATGATCTTCGACTCTGTGTACGACACGTATCGCGGTGTCGTCACCTACGTGCGTATGATCGACGGTCAGCTCTCGCCGCGGGAACGGATCCAGATGATGTCGACCCGTGCGACGCACGAGATCCTGGAGATCGGCGTCAGTTCGCCCGAACCTACTCCGAGCAACGGGCTCGGCGTCGGCGAGGTCGGCTACCTGATCACCGGGGTGAAGGATGTGCGGCAGTCCAAAGTCGGCGACACCGTGACCACGGCCGCCAAGCCGGCCACCGTTGCACTGCCGGGCTACACAGAGCCCCTGCCGATGGTGTTTTCCGGGTTGTATCCGATTGACGGCAGCGACTATCCCGAGCTGCGGGACGCCCTGGACAAACTGAAGCTGTCGGATGCCGCGCTCAACTACGAGCCGGAGACCTCCGTCGCGCTCGGCTTCGGCTTTCGCTGCGGTTTCCTCGGGTTGCTGCATCTGGAGATAATCACCGAACGGCTTGAGCGCGAGTTCGGGTTGGACCTGATCGCAACGGCGCCGAGCGTGATCTATCAGGTCACGACTGAAGACAAGAAAACCATCACCGTCACGAACCCGAGCGAGTTCCCGACCGGCAAGATCGCCAGCGTGCGCGAACCGATGGTGAAGGCGGCGATTCTGGCGCCGAAGGACTACGTGGGAACGATCATGGAGCTCTGTCAGGGCCGCCGTGGCACGCTCCTCGGCATGGAGTATCTCGGGGAGGATCGTGTCGAGATCCGGTACACCATGCCGCTCGGTGAGATCGTGTTCGACTTCTTCGACCAGTTGAAAAGCCGCACGCAGGGCTACGCGAGCCTCGACTACGAACCGACCGGAGATCAGGAGGCCGACCTGGTGAAGGTCGACATCCTGCTGCAGGGCGAGCAGGTCGACGCGTTCAGTGCGATCGTGCACCGCGACAAGGCATACGCGTACGGCGTTCTGATGACCGAGCGGCTGAAGAAGCTTATTCCGCGGCAGCAGTTCGAGGTGCCGGTGCAGGCCGCTATCGGTGCGCGCATCATCGCGCGTGAGTCGATCCGCGCGATGCGCAAGGACGTTCTGGCAAAGTGTTACGGCGGTGACATCACCCGAAAGCGCAAACTGCTCGAAAAGCAAAAAGAAGGCAAGAAGCGCATGAAGATGGTCGGTCGCGTCGAGGTGCCGCAAGAAGCGTTCATCGCGGCACTCTCCGGCGACACGGAGACCAAGAAGGCCAAGTAG
- a CDS encoding trans-aconitate 2-methyltransferase, which produces MSAQRMNMHWDPSLYGRYAGERAQPFFDLTARISAVAPRNVVDLGCGTGALTQTLAERWPAARILGIDSSPHMVNRANEAAGGSSRLTFELRDLAAWLPDETTEVVISNAALQWVPEHRELLAAWGAALADGAWLAFQVPGNYAAPSHRLMREVAASERWRSQLDGVLRSEDAVSEPEEYLRLLSGLGFTTTAWETTYLHVLAGEDPVLEWVRGTGLRPALQALPPAAAVEFEADYARLLRQAYPQTELGTVFPFRRIFVVGLKDGRAGR; this is translated from the coding sequence ATGAGCGCCCAACGGATGAACATGCACTGGGATCCCTCGCTTTATGGTCGGTATGCCGGCGAGCGTGCCCAACCATTCTTTGACCTGACTGCACGCATCAGTGCTGTTGCTCCTCGGAATGTCGTCGATCTCGGCTGTGGAACGGGGGCGCTGACGCAGACGCTGGCAGAACGCTGGCCGGCGGCGCGCATCCTGGGGATTGATTCGTCGCCGCACATGGTCAACCGCGCAAATGAAGCGGCCGGCGGTTCGTCTCGGCTGACGTTCGAGTTGCGCGATCTGGCGGCTTGGCTTCCTGATGAGACGACGGAGGTTGTCATCAGCAATGCCGCACTGCAATGGGTGCCAGAACATCGTGAGCTGCTCGCAGCGTGGGGCGCCGCACTTGCGGACGGCGCGTGGCTTGCCTTTCAGGTGCCGGGAAACTATGCGGCACCGTCGCACCGACTGATGCGCGAAGTGGCTGCTTCTGAGCGTTGGCGATCGCAATTGGACGGCGTCCTGCGCTCCGAGGATGCCGTCAGCGAGCCCGAGGAGTATCTGCGCTTGCTGAGCGGGCTCGGGTTCACGACGACCGCGTGGGAAACAACCTACTTGCACGTGCTGGCAGGGGAGGACCCGGTGTTGGAGTGGGTGCGCGGAACCGGGTTGCGCCCGGCGTTGCAGGCTCTGCCGCCCGCCGCCGCAGTCGAGTTCGAAGCAGACTATGCGCGGTTGTTGCGCCAGGCCTATCCGCAGACCGAACTCGGCACCGTGTTTCCGTTCCGCAGAATCTTCGTGGTCGGTCTCAAAGACGGGCGAGCGGGTCGCTGA
- the holA gene encoding DNA polymerase III subunit delta, translated as MAARSGGPAPRGKTSGRTTANAPAIPQLAWHQVRPAPVVLVSGTQSVLADRAIRLLRDALKAADPSLEVSDIAANDYAPGELVTLASPSLFGEPRLIRVDAVEKCTDAFLLDALDYLVSPAEDTVVVLRHSGGVRGKKLLDAVRTDRGGAIEIVCAELKKDSDRYDFAQAEFRTAGKRISAGALRALTSAFADDLAELAGACQQLIADAGAEISEATVDRYYGGRVEANAFAVADAAIAGQRGEALVTLRHALASGADPVPMVAAFASKLRTMAKIAGANGSSGQLASQFGLAPWQVDRARRDLRGWSDTGLGRCIQMLAETDADVKGGGRDPVFALERMIGVVSMRGRA; from the coding sequence GTGGCGGCACGATCGGGTGGGCCTGCACCCCGCGGCAAGACGAGCGGAAGAACGACGGCGAACGCGCCGGCGATTCCGCAGCTTGCCTGGCATCAGGTGCGCCCCGCTCCGGTCGTTCTCGTCTCCGGGACGCAGAGCGTGCTCGCGGATCGAGCGATCCGGCTGCTGCGAGACGCGCTGAAGGCGGCGGACCCCAGCCTCGAAGTCAGCGACATTGCGGCGAATGATTACGCACCGGGCGAACTCGTCACGCTGGCCAGCCCATCGTTGTTCGGGGAACCACGGCTGATCCGCGTCGACGCTGTCGAGAAATGCACGGATGCGTTCTTGCTCGACGCTCTCGACTATCTGGTGTCACCTGCTGAGGACACCGTTGTCGTGCTTCGGCATTCCGGAGGGGTGCGCGGTAAGAAACTGCTCGACGCTGTTCGCACAGATCGTGGCGGCGCCATCGAAATCGTGTGCGCAGAACTGAAGAAAGACAGTGACAGATACGACTTCGCGCAGGCTGAGTTCCGCACGGCAGGCAAGAGGATCAGCGCCGGCGCGCTTCGGGCTCTGACGAGTGCATTCGCCGATGATCTGGCCGAGCTCGCCGGTGCCTGCCAGCAGCTCATCGCCGATGCTGGCGCCGAGATCAGCGAGGCGACGGTCGATCGATACTACGGCGGGAGGGTAGAAGCGAACGCCTTCGCCGTCGCGGATGCCGCGATCGCCGGTCAGCGCGGCGAGGCGTTGGTGACGCTGCGCCATGCGTTGGCATCCGGCGCCGACCCCGTGCCGATGGTGGCGGCCTTTGCAAGCAAATTGCGCACAATGGCGAAGATCGCAGGAGCGAACGGCAGCTCAGGCCAGCTCGCATCGCAGTTCGGCCTTGCGCCCTGGCAGGTCGATCGGGCCCGGCGAGACCTGCGAGGCTGGAGCGACACAGGGCTCGGCCGCTGCATTCAGATGCTCGCAGAAACGGATGCCGACGTCAAAGGTGGCGGGCGCGACCCGGTCTTTGCACTCGAGCGCATGATCGGCGTCGTCAGCATGCGCGGCCGCGCTTAA
- a CDS encoding amidohydrolase — translation MTAFGGSIALINGYVVPVSSEPIQHGTVLVLDGRISAVGADVDVPAGTPVLDVSGKWVLPGFIEAHGHVGIHEEANGPAGDDTNEMTAPNTAGVRAIDAIDIDDQGFRDALSGGVTAVVVKPGSGNVIGGQTVAIKTWGGRIIDEQVISMAVSVKSALGENPKRVYGEKKQLPSTRLGIAYVIREAFVDAQNYVAARDAAAADGTPFARDLNKETLARVLSGELAWDQHVHRHDDIATALRLADEFGYRLIINHGTDAAKIADILAERDVPVIFGPMFTSRSKVELRDRSIPNLVALAAAGVRVAITTDHPVVPINFLVHQASFAVREGLPRQKAFEALTVNPAAFLGLDARVGSLREGLDGDLVVWSGDPLDVNERAEHVFIAGRQVFSVVDGHGVTVERRERFGG, via the coding sequence ATGACTGCTTTCGGTGGATCCATTGCGCTCATCAACGGCTACGTGGTTCCGGTGTCGTCAGAGCCCATCCAGCATGGAACCGTGCTGGTGCTCGATGGCCGGATTTCCGCTGTCGGAGCCGATGTCGATGTGCCTGCGGGTACTCCGGTGCTCGACGTGTCGGGCAAATGGGTGCTGCCCGGTTTCATCGAAGCGCACGGTCACGTCGGCATTCATGAGGAGGCCAACGGGCCAGCCGGGGATGACACGAACGAGATGACAGCACCGAACACGGCCGGCGTGCGGGCGATCGACGCGATCGACATCGATGATCAGGGTTTTCGCGATGCGCTCTCCGGTGGTGTGACCGCTGTCGTCGTGAAACCCGGGAGCGGCAACGTGATCGGCGGCCAGACCGTTGCGATCAAGACCTGGGGCGGCCGGATCATCGACGAACAGGTGATCAGCATGGCCGTGAGCGTGAAGTCGGCGCTCGGCGAGAACCCGAAACGGGTATACGGCGAGAAAAAGCAGCTTCCGAGCACTCGGCTTGGCATCGCATATGTCATCCGCGAGGCATTTGTCGACGCACAGAATTACGTGGCGGCTAGGGACGCCGCGGCAGCAGACGGCACACCGTTCGCGCGGGATCTGAATAAGGAGACCCTGGCGCGTGTGCTGTCCGGGGAACTGGCCTGGGACCAGCATGTGCATCGGCACGACGACATTGCCACGGCACTGCGGCTGGCCGACGAGTTCGGCTATCGCTTGATCATCAACCACGGCACGGATGCTGCGAAAATCGCAGACATCCTCGCCGAGCGGGACGTTCCGGTGATTTTCGGGCCGATGTTCACCTCGCGGTCCAAAGTCGAGTTACGCGATCGCAGCATCCCGAACCTGGTTGCACTGGCTGCAGCCGGCGTGCGGGTTGCGATCACGACGGATCATCCGGTCGTCCCGATCAATTTCCTGGTGCATCAGGCGTCATTTGCTGTCAGGGAGGGACTTCCGCGGCAGAAGGCATTCGAGGCGCTGACCGTCAACCCGGCCGCGTTCCTGGGGCTCGACGCCCGGGTCGGCTCACTCCGCGAAGGCCTTGACGGTGACCTCGTTGTGTGGTCCGGCGATCCGCTGGATGTGAACGAACGCGCCGAGCATGTCTTCATCGCCGGGAGGCAGGTGTTTTCAGTCGTCGACGGGCACGGCGTCACCGTCGAACGCCGAGAACGGTTCGGCGGATGA
- a CDS encoding ComEC/Rec2 family competence protein → MTATVDARLVAPALACWGAAGVVIAIPQAAAVIALVLWLAAGAGGTAALWLLRSAARAQTRGRATAGGIVVCLAAAAVAASAIAFALPTRQPPALTDDPGSHVITAVAQVDSLPQRAAGGGAFDAGGRVRFRATLSQVDSAAGTVAGRMPVLVTARGVEDAERSIDIGATVTLKGTLRPAAPEERSAFFLNSSEPASLIAPATGVLSSTNLLRAQFSAAARALPGDGGALLPGLSIGDVSAVGDELDTSMKLSSLSHLTAVSGANCAVVIAVMMLVTGLVGLGRTTRVVIALTALLGFVVLVTPGPSVLRAAVMATIVVFSMAAGRPGRGIPALCAAVIALLVADPWMARDYGFALSVLATAGLLVLAPPLARSLGRHMPHALAAAIALPLAAQLACQPVLILLNPSVPLYGVGANLLAEPAAPIATVLGLIACLLMPWAPGIGYACAQVAWLPSAWIAAVADVCASLPASQLPWLGGAAGLAAMALMVAIVIFVAVPGRPESTKPAPPAIEARRAGHRLRAVAGVALVVFCGCYLGAFVATSVGSSLGRPGDWQLAACDIGQGDAVLLQDGDAHGLVDVGPEPKPLTACLDSLGVARIDLLVLTHYDRDHVGGVDAVVGRVGIALVGRPTDAHGQSIVDALARGGADVRFAASGDHGSLGRLEWHVLWPSAGARTMQTGNEGSVTVSFAGRGIRSVFLGDLDEGAQDALLRSGRVGSVDVVKVAHHGSADQSERLYRALGARLALISVGAKNSYGHPTERLLGILRRMQARAVRTDVQGLALVSSSAGGTLELWTQRQVSSDALQVPGVRR, encoded by the coding sequence ATGACGGCGACCGTCGACGCGCGCTTGGTCGCTCCGGCACTGGCCTGCTGGGGCGCTGCCGGCGTCGTGATCGCCATACCTCAAGCCGCTGCTGTCATCGCGCTGGTGCTGTGGCTGGCGGCCGGGGCCGGCGGCACGGCAGCGCTGTGGCTGCTGCGGTCAGCAGCCCGCGCGCAGACTCGTGGCCGCGCAACGGCCGGTGGCATCGTGGTCTGTCTGGCGGCAGCGGCAGTCGCGGCGTCTGCGATCGCGTTCGCGCTGCCGACACGACAACCGCCTGCGCTCACGGACGATCCCGGCAGTCACGTGATCACAGCGGTTGCGCAGGTGGATTCCCTGCCGCAGCGTGCGGCAGGAGGCGGCGCGTTCGATGCCGGCGGCCGGGTGCGGTTTCGAGCAACTCTGAGCCAGGTTGACTCGGCGGCGGGAACAGTGGCAGGGCGGATGCCGGTGCTCGTGACTGCGCGCGGTGTCGAAGATGCCGAGCGCAGCATCGACATCGGCGCCACCGTCACACTGAAGGGCACACTCCGGCCGGCTGCGCCGGAAGAACGCAGCGCTTTCTTCCTGAACTCGTCCGAGCCAGCTTCCCTGATTGCGCCTGCCACCGGGGTGCTCTCGTCGACGAATCTGCTTCGAGCCCAGTTCTCCGCTGCGGCCCGAGCGCTGCCCGGTGACGGCGGAGCGCTGCTTCCCGGCCTGTCCATTGGGGACGTGTCTGCGGTTGGCGATGAGCTCGACACCTCGATGAAACTCAGTTCGCTCAGCCACCTCACTGCCGTTTCCGGCGCGAATTGCGCGGTGGTGATCGCGGTGATGATGCTGGTCACGGGGTTGGTCGGGCTTGGGCGCACGACGCGCGTTGTGATCGCACTGACCGCACTGCTGGGATTCGTCGTGCTGGTGACTCCAGGCCCCAGTGTGCTGCGGGCGGCCGTGATGGCGACGATCGTGGTGTTCTCGATGGCAGCAGGTCGGCCTGGGCGGGGCATTCCTGCGCTCTGCGCCGCGGTCATTGCGCTGCTGGTTGCCGACCCGTGGATGGCGCGTGACTACGGTTTCGCATTGTCCGTTTTAGCCACGGCGGGGCTGCTCGTGCTCGCGCCGCCGTTGGCGCGCAGCCTGGGTAGGCACATGCCGCACGCCCTGGCCGCCGCGATCGCTCTGCCGCTTGCCGCACAACTCGCCTGTCAGCCCGTGCTCATTCTGCTGAACCCGAGTGTGCCGCTTTACGGTGTCGGGGCGAACCTGCTCGCGGAGCCGGCGGCGCCGATCGCGACGGTTCTCGGGCTCATCGCCTGCCTCCTGATGCCGTGGGCGCCGGGCATCGGCTATGCCTGCGCGCAGGTGGCGTGGCTGCCGTCCGCCTGGATTGCCGCGGTCGCCGACGTGTGCGCGTCACTGCCGGCCAGCCAGCTTCCGTGGTTGGGCGGTGCTGCAGGTCTGGCAGCGATGGCATTGATGGTGGCGATCGTCATCTTCGTGGCGGTCCCAGGGCGCCCGGAGTCGACGAAGCCGGCTCCGCCGGCTATTGAGGCCAGGCGTGCCGGACACAGGCTGCGTGCAGTTGCCGGCGTTGCTCTAGTGGTGTTCTGCGGATGCTACCTCGGCGCTTTTGTGGCAACCAGCGTGGGCAGCAGCCTGGGCAGGCCGGGGGATTGGCAACTGGCTGCCTGCGACATCGGGCAGGGCGACGCTGTTCTTCTGCAGGATGGCGACGCGCACGGCCTTGTCGACGTCGGCCCGGAGCCGAAGCCGTTGACAGCCTGCCTGGACAGCCTGGGCGTTGCGCGAATCGACCTGCTGGTCCTCACTCACTACGACAGGGATCACGTCGGAGGGGTCGACGCGGTCGTCGGGCGCGTTGGCATTGCGCTCGTCGGCCGACCCACTGATGCGCATGGGCAGTCCATTGTCGATGCTCTCGCACGTGGAGGAGCGGATGTGCGGTTCGCGGCCAGTGGCGATCACGGGAGCTTGGGAAGGCTCGAATGGCACGTGCTGTGGCCGAGCGCGGGGGCGCGTACAATGCAAACCGGAAACGAGGGGAGCGTGACGGTCTCGTTTGCGGGACGCGGCATCCGCTCGGTGTTCCTGGGGGACCTCGATGAGGGTGCGCAGGATGCGCTCTTGCGCTCAGGACGGGTGGGGTCCGTTGACGTTGTCAAGGTCGCACACCACGGCTCCGCCGACCAGAGCGAACGGCTGTACCGGGCGCTCGGTGCCCGGCTTGCGCTCATCTCGGTCGGTGCGAAGAACAGTTATGGGCATCCAACCGAGCGTTTGCTCGGGATTCTCAGGCGGATGCAGGCGCGAGCCGTGCGTACTGACGTTCAGGGATTGGCGCTCGTGTCGAGCAGCGCGGGCGGAACACTCGAACTCTGGACCCAGCGCCAGGTGTCGTCCGACGCGCTTCAGGTGCCCGGTGTTCGCCGCTGA
- a CDS encoding ComEA family DNA-binding protein, whose amino-acid sequence MTVDPDAAGDADTLALLAPGVRRASRSVRLRLGIGAAAVLLIGALVVTVVISLLAPGSGSQSVAAVTAQTRQAASAGDQNGDGNGAGNGHPTGSARPGILYVHVLGAVNNAGLYQLSSGARVVDAVAAAGGFTADANQGGVNLARALSDGEQLVVPRVGEPASEAVPDGAAPGVGDGRSTGSGGAVGGKVNLNTAGEAELQTLPHVGPALAARILQWRKDNGRFSTVDDLTAVSGIGAKTFEALKDLVTV is encoded by the coding sequence ATGACGGTCGATCCGGATGCGGCTGGCGACGCCGATACGTTGGCGCTGCTTGCGCCTGGGGTGCGCCGTGCCTCGCGGAGTGTCCGGCTGCGGTTGGGCATCGGTGCGGCGGCCGTGTTGCTGATCGGAGCCCTCGTGGTGACGGTGGTGATTTCGCTGCTCGCGCCCGGCAGCGGGAGCCAATCCGTCGCGGCGGTGACGGCGCAGACCCGACAGGCCGCATCGGCCGGCGACCAGAACGGTGACGGGAACGGCGCAGGGAACGGCCACCCGACCGGCTCGGCCCGGCCGGGCATCCTCTACGTTCACGTTCTCGGCGCGGTCAACAACGCCGGGCTGTATCAGCTGAGCAGCGGTGCGCGTGTCGTCGACGCGGTCGCCGCGGCTGGGGGATTCACTGCGGATGCCAATCAGGGCGGCGTAAATCTTGCGCGTGCTTTGTCCGACGGCGAACAGCTGGTCGTACCGAGGGTTGGCGAACCGGCGTCCGAAGCGGTGCCGGACGGGGCTGCGCCGGGGGTGGGCGACGGCCGCAGCACTGGGTCAGGGGGCGCCGTGGGCGGCAAGGTCAATCTCAACACGGCCGGTGAGGCCGAATTGCAGACACTTCCTCACGTCGGCCCGGCACTGGCCGCGCGCATTCTGCAGTGGCGCAAAGACAACGGACGCTTCAGCACGGTCGACGATCTGACGGCGGTCTCCGGAATCGGTGCCAAGACGTTTGAGGCGCTGAAGGACCTCGTGACGGTATGA
- the rpsT gene encoding 30S ribosomal protein S20, whose protein sequence is MANIKSQIKRIGTNKKATERNKAVKSEVKTAVRATREAVAAGDKDKATKALAHAAKKLDKAASKGVIHKNQAANRKSAIAKQVAAL, encoded by the coding sequence GTGGCAAATATCAAGTCGCAGATCAAGCGCATCGGAACCAACAAGAAGGCTACTGAGCGCAACAAGGCGGTCAAGAGCGAGGTCAAGACGGCAGTCCGTGCGACGCGCGAGGCCGTTGCGGCAGGAGACAAGGACAAGGCCACGAAGGCACTCGCCCACGCAGCGAAGAAGCTCGACAAGGCCGCCAGCAAGGGCGTCATCCACAAGAACCAAGCGGCGAACCGCAAGTCGGCCATCGCGAAGCAGGTCGCAGCGCTCTAG